A region from the Lolium perenne isolate Kyuss_39 chromosome 4, Kyuss_2.0, whole genome shotgun sequence genome encodes:
- the LOC127297660 gene encoding heavy metal-associated isoprenylated plant protein 39 → MAQKVVLRIPTMTDDKIKQKAMEAVADIYGIDSIAADLKDNKMTIIGDMDTVAIAKKLKKLGKIDIVSVGPAKEEKKPAPAEKKGDEKKDAKKDEKKPAEKKDDKKDKK, encoded by the exons ATGGCACAG AAGGTGGTGCTCCGGATTCCCACCATGACCGACGACAAGATCAAGCAGAAAGCCATGGAGGCCGTCGCCGACATCTACG GTATCGACTCGATAGCCGCGGACCTGAAGGACAACAAGATGACCATCATCGGCGACATGGACACGGTGGCCATAGCCAAGAAGCTGAAGAAGCTCGGCAAGATCGACATCGTCTCGGTCGGCCCCGccaaggaggagaagaagccAGCGCCGGCGGAGAAGAAGGGCGATGAGAAGAAGGATGCTAAGAAGGACGAGAAGAAGCCGGCGGAGAAGAAAGATgacaagaaggacaagaagtga
- the LOC127349343 gene encoding non-specific lipid-transfer protein 2P-like: protein MAMKKNPSVAVVALMLALVVLAAAPGGARAACDASQLAVCVSAIMSGAPPTPECCANLTAQQGCFCQYASDPAYGSYIKSPNARKTLESCHLAVPTC, encoded by the coding sequence ATGGCGATGAAGAAGAACCcgagcgtggctgtggtggctctGATGCTGGCGCTGGTGGTGCTCGCCGCTGCGCCGGGCGGGGCGCGCGCGGCGTGCGACGCGTCGCAGCTGGCGGTGTGCGTGTCGGCGATCATGAGCGGGGCGCCGCCGACGCCGGAGTGCTGCGCGAACCTGACGGCGCAGCAGGGGTGTTTCTGCCAGTACGCCAGTGACCCCGCCTACGGCAGCTACATCAAGAGCCCCAACGCCCGCAAGACCCTCGAGTCCTGCCACCTCGCCGTCCCAACCTGCTAG